The following is a genomic window from Episyrphus balteatus chromosome 1, idEpiBalt1.1, whole genome shotgun sequence.
ACTGGCTGAGTTCTGGTCTTTGGAAAAGCTCCTGTTTGGGTCATAACTTGTTTTGTGTGTTCCTCAAAACTAAAATCggttatttgttaaaaaaaactgtttcttCCCAAACTTAATTAACTAGAAACTTACTTCTTTTGAGCCTCTTGAATTAGTTCTTGGTTTTTCTTCTGCATTTCGCGCAAATCAGATAACAACTGATCCTTTTCGTTTGCTAGATTCTCTCGTGATTCTTGTTCGGTTTTGAAATCCTTCGAATAGATTTCAAGTTGTTGTGTCAAAACATCAAGATCAATTCGAAGGCTTTTACGTTCAGCTTcgaatttattaaacatttcacTCTTCTCCACGTCACTTGCTTTGAGGAATTGTATGTCGGCATCGGATTTCTTTTGCAATTCTTCAGCAGCAACTAGATTTACTTTGAGGCAATTGATTTCGTCAATATATTGTTGTTGCTGGAAAAAAACAGATAGATTAGACTTCCAAATGATAAATGCAAAAGCTCTTAAGAAAACTTACCATATCTTTAAGTTCTAAATTTTCAGCAACTATAACTGACAGTTgtctttcaaaatctttaatgACACGTTTATGTTCCATTGTGGTAACATATTCAGTAGCAGCAGCTGCTGCTCCCTCTGTCGCTTCAATTGCTTGATTACTGGCCGTCTGTTCGGTTGCGTTTTTGGGAATAAATTCAAAAGAagcctttttttaaatcaaaatataaattttttaaaaatcatatgaaaacaaaaattaaagaatatttttttaagaattttaattaccaattgttgttgttctagtttttgaatttgtgaactcatattttcaattttagcaGTTTTCTCAGACAAACTTTGGATGAATTCTTCATGTTCTTTGCGTCTAGCTTCTTCATTGATGTGGATTTGTTCAACTTTAAGATCAAGATCTGCAAGGAATACTGAATGATTAGGAGAAAGATTGAGGATGCATTTAAGCAAATCTACTTACCACGACGCAATTCAAGATTTTCGTTCCGAAGCTGTAATAAAACCAAGCACAGAGAATAGAAATTAGTTAAAATGCAACTGTAGATTCATACAAGGGTCTCTTACAGGAACACACTGCACACTCACACAAACTTCTCCAAACTTAATAGAATCAACTTCTGAATCATGTTGGAAGGTCGTGGGTTAATGTAGGAAAGGGGAGGCTATGACCAAATTGCAAATAATGGCATAATTAGATCCAAGGCATGCCTGGGGgctatacaaaattaaaataccccaaattaatttctacaaatatAAGCAGCCAAAAGTGCTGTTCGTTTTAGCAAGGTTGACAGCTAGAAACAGAACtaaatgtgcccatgattatgaaagtggactaagtcactttttgcattgtttgaagaaaaacttacataataattttcttataacgatttaattatatttcttttatgaaatcactagaagagcaataaagaagttaatttactgcaatttagctttcaaataaactttaccctttaaataataattatttttaggttagatttgatgccatttttaggagtgacttagttcactttcataattaagggcacataatAGAGGATGGcaggttttaaataaatatacgggaaatatttatctacgcaCAAACAACATAGCACCCACTTAGATTTGTATAAACAATTGAAGTGGAAGTTTAGATTAGGTTCAAACTTCCAAACTACAAAGCATCAACTTTTCAGACAGACTCAATTTTCAAGATCCTACTCAACAACCACGAATGAGAGAAAGATAACGCTTTAGAGCTGTGCCTGTGTATGGCCACGATACGACCGAGAAAAAATATAACCCGATAATAGCGATAATCTAGCGATTGCGAAGCCGACAAACAAGGAGACTTTCAATGTATTAATTTGCACAAGCAGCATCACTGCAAGTATACaaacaaaacatataaattCTTTACTAACGTCAATCTCTTTACAATCGTAGtcgacaaaaaaattacaaagatAAAGCAAAAGCGACGAAAGAGTACGTTCGTTCAATACTTTATACACGTTATATTGTACGTTAAGCTTTTAATaacctttttaaattaaactgaacccaaattttaatgaatttcataCAAAACTTTTAAGTGAGATAAAGGATAGCTATTGAAATTGTAATCCTGCTATGGGCtatagtaattttttaaatagccaAAAGGAgacaaatgtttttatttattaagctTGAAAAAATGCTTTTAGAATTTGTTCTTATCGCCatagtgtttaattttttttttttttttaattagtaaaTAAATTGTCTAGTATACGCACTCACTCACTCAGTAAATGCACTCACCGACAGTGACGTGGAGGATTTCAATTAAAGAAATAGTGTACGGCAATACATTTTGCTTATTTAATAtctaaaatcttaagtttaacatattttgtacatacatacaatTCTTAAATGACAATTTTATAATCACAGACACAACGATTGTGTCGATCTAGTCTAGAACAATAAAAGCTGGCAAGGGTTGCCATGTCCTGAACTAGTTAAATAgctcaatttcaaattttaaatttttgtagcccaaaattcaaaatgaaaaagtatcccattaccaaaaaaaaaaataatttctttaatcTCAATTTATACCTCAGCAGAATTGGCATTTTCATCCTAGTGGTCATTGTTATCACAtaattttttcgagaaaaatatcAATCTGGCAAACCCTGCTTTCATCAGCAAAACAGTGAACCTGATTTGAAGTCTCAGAAagatcatttttataaaatttttagagAACATAGCTCTGGCACAGCAGCGCTTATTTGGTGACATTTTAACTTGAAGTCCTTTAATATGACTCATATCCAAGATTTGGACAAATGATTGGCTTTTCAaaaccgttcttgattacctgctcgaaggcaaagtgacggacccaaaagtgcatcagttattctttgctgacgatggagccatcataagtgaagacccgatatccctgcaacgagcacttgatgtatgggtggatgttctagaaggtagtgggtaccgcataagcgcgaaaaagacagaatacctatgctgcccattttctgatccacacaggcctattcctgacatttatttgaatggtgtagtgcttcccaagtgtgaaaagtttaaatatctggggtctatgataaataacgaaggtacttgtgatgacgatatcaatcatcgcgtaagcgtagggtggatgaagtggcgggaaaattctgctatcttctgtgatcgaaaaatgccccctaagctgaaaggaaggctctacaccgcagttgtgcgtccagcactcacatacggttcacaatgttggacaatgtacaaaaagtatgagagtaagttaacggcagctgagatgaagatgcttcgcatgacagcaggagtaacaaagcttgatagaattagaagtacaaagatccgaggaagccttcatgttaaaaataccatctcccaaaaaattgaacacggccgactcagttggtattgccatgttcaaaggagagatcctgagaaccccgtcaaaaaagcaatatcatataacgttccaacacgaaataaaaagaaaggtaggcctaaaaactcctggtacaagcaaatgcaaaaacaccagcattcagttggcctcagaaacggaacaataaaaaaccgggaggcttgccgccgatttctgaggtcaacccggcgaaccccccaggcggatcactagtgtgaagcagtaacgtgggaaggttatgatcccctcgacatcgagatcataacagcgccgagaaaaaggaagaagaagaagattggcTTTTCAAAAGGGATTTAAAGCACTTTTTGTGATTTctcagaaaaccaaaaaaaaaaaaaacttaaaaccaaaCCTGTGATTTTTCAACGGTTTTGAAAGCCCTATTTGTGGAACCAATTTGCTGTTTTATTTGCATATTAACTGCATATTTGGTTTATCAAAAGTTAAAGGAAGTACCTGATACCCAGCTGTGATAGACATAAGTGTTGATTAGTTAGATTTGATTTTTGTCGTCTCCGGGAAATATGCAATAGGAGCAGAAGGGAAGCAAATTATGTGTTATATTTTGAATAGTTACATTGAATAAATACCCCTGAAGAAGTAAGAAACACTTACGAAACGTTGAGAAAAATAATGGGATAGAACTTTGTTTTATTAGCATTTTGTTAATGTAAACCAAAACCGCCTAATAAcagttgaaaaagtaaaaactattttatttccttttgaaaaattactcctcaaatacacttaggagcaaaaaaaacggaatcaaataaattcggatattaaaaacaaaaatttcaatggaaaatatatttttccttcAAAGTCGCATGGTctcattgaattttttactttgaattgttgggaaaaaacataaaaatgcatacgatagtattagcgctatcttcttcatttttgtttgattgttaattttccagatactctcttttttcaaatttcagtctttttttccttacaaTAGTATTAgcgttatctgtcaataaattgcacttcatttttttacgTTAAATTTTCCAGAGGAGGTACactctgtttcaatttcagtattttttaattacacacttcatttatgttgattggatctttataaagtgaacAGATTTTTAAGGTAATTTCTTAGTTTTTAtttcaagcttttcaatggtaccattaacattcatgtatgtcaattatACCTGAtcaattatcgtttttacaaAACGCAGTTTGAATCCATTTtgtttgctcctaagtgtattaTCAAATCCATATTAAGCCAGGAAAGAAAGTTCGTCTTTTTTAGATCAGCCGAATTTCTTTGTCAAGACTATAATAGTTCAAAAGAAGATTTGGTTGTATACGTTTAGAAGTATAAGGGGAGTGATGTTGTACACCAAGTTCTAATTTGGATTGAAAGATGTTTCAGAAGACTCGCatcatcaaataattttaacgaCTACATGAGAAATATACATTATGTACGAGTTTGTTCAATGCCCTTGAAAACTTATAACTTCGCAACACATCAAATTTACAGTCTGTTTGCGGACAGAGAACGCAAATATTCTCAAAGAAAATACACCTCAGCCAACAATGACCagaattttaggaaaaaaaaaaacggatgtCATCTATAGACGATTcgattatttaaatatcaatataGGTGGTCATCTTTAAGGTCCAAAGATTGAGAAGTTTCGGGGAGAAAATAACATGCACATGTCCATTTAGCACCCACACATTCTCTTTAAGGAATTGCTCTTCATGAAGAAAGTTATTTTGAATAGAGTCTATTTTTGACTTGGAAATCTTTAAATCTTTCGGCACATCatactaaataataaaataaaagacacGAATTTAGCGAAAGCTCGATTTACTcgtaaacacaaaataaaatatacattatgTACATCTCACTTCtacataaaaaagttctatgattttaaaatcgaagccaattttatgtttttattatcattaatatttttgtgttaaaattgagttttactTAATTCGGGTCTATTACTAAGGGTAAATTGAGCCTTCGTAATAGACCAGAATTtagcaaaactcgattttaaaACATAcactcaaatttaacgcacatcctatttattttaaagtgaagtcctgctattactttatgccacagtatcatggttattttctcaaatgagacaatagtgatcttaaattcaaggtatggaataaaatgtttgtcgggaagatttggggagagatttgctgaagtctgtctgttaacccgcgaaccttttaaaaaagagtcataaaatttcatggagttaaatcggctttacaacacctacggagttagcgaGCCTTTCAAGACCTAAGTTAAGTACCCCaaaatacttgactgatgccctcgaacagcatccggttccaatcacccctagatctggtccacagtttagtctgatgcacgataatgcatgctagagtagtttgagaatatcttcaagattttaatattccagGCTTCGGATTAAAACTTAAGTGAAAGAAGtgttacaacaaaaccttcaaaagttattTAGTGGAATGAACAAACGACTCCAGgttgtcatatgcgctagagcAGGCTTGTAAAACTCAATGGCATTCACGGGCCAAAATAGCAGGATCTAAATTTCTATGGgccgcaaaaaaaaagaaatcattagAATTTTTACgaaacagatttatttttataaaagaacaagAACAATATGTAGTAATATAAATGTTTTCTGCCTGAAACTTGGCATCTCTTTTCTGTACCATCTTCTCTACTTGTGATGAAAATTTTATAGAAGTTATTACTTTTAAAACAGACCCAAGGTGAAGATCTGTTATTCTGGATTTAACAGGTGACTCATTTCGATTCATAAGTGAAAACTGCTGCTCGCATCGATAAGTGCTTCCAAACATACAAATGCTTTCATATGCCAATTTTCAAGTGTTCTCAAATCTGCTTGTTAGATACTTGTAAAATTCAGGCATCCCAGCTTCATCGAATTTATATCTTTAAACGGAGCCACACTGGATTTCGATTAGCTCCATTTGCAAATGATTACGTACTGATTCTGTATTTATAAACCCGTctcaaaaatagattaaaaaaggATGGATTTTTCGGGAAAAAGTAgagaaaatatttgcattggtgttcatttaagaaaaaagtagcgactgcaagtcgactgcaaatcgaatttttggttgcTTGGAAGTCGACTTAAATCTTttgtacaaataaacaaaatgagagCTTATTCCCGAAAACTCACTTAGGATGAAACAAATCGTATGGAACTTTTTCACTGCTTTCCCATTGGTCAAACTGCACTCACtaaatacagcaaaaaaaagcttgttttcaatacaaaaaatgtttgtttaccttTTCACCCATCAAGAACTCATATAAGCTGGAAATTCTCCATTGCGacataaatagcaaaaatttaaaatctctgCAGTAAACATCGTGTTGAAATGgagaaattcaaaacaattttattggattccccGGTTTGTTCGTGTTCATTAgagacatttaaattttatttttttaaactaaaattgaatgtaaaaattgaaaatgcaagtTGTACCTAAATTAAGCTTGGGCCGCACAAATATACgatgtgggccgcatgcggcccgcgggccgcaagtttgacatgcctgcgcTAGAGGATACTATACCAAGTATTGCATCAAATTATGGTAAAGAACCGTCACccgcttccatttttttaaatttttcttcttaaaaaccaaaattaatttataatcagttttcagtttggtttatctttttttttggttgataatactgttgcagttaagcattttttcgacttgctaaacaataagaaaacacaaaaaaatgcaccaaagaattttaaagcctttaaaaataagatgcaggggtataatttcagaagaaaaatgtgtgcgttaattttgagcaggagtttattTCAAACTTCTAAACTTAGAATAGGCTTAAAGGCAGTTCACTTacaattaagtcaattttaaaattaaaaaaataatttgcaagTGAGCAATTAAATTGAAATCTGTACGATGGTCATATGGATAGAAGCAATTTCCTAAcccaaatgaaaatgaaatcgttgtcgaatgaaattttgttgttattcaAAGATCATCCTAAATCGCAACTGATGCGATCCTGTCTTACGCATTAGATTAGATAGGGAATAGCGAAGGTTAGACATTTCTGTTTATCCTACTCGTTTATGGTAGacttaaggctaggcgcacacatacagctgtgttcaaaataatagtagtgcctgcatcaaaataacatttttttataattacggtgcttctacggttaaaaatttagtttctttgatgtcaaagtttgtaacggtcaattactaataaatgtatcatagttttaaaatgaaaaagaaggttccaaataatttttcattgacttttggttgttctttctaatttgacctgttcaaaataatagtagttaaagttatttttgaagaatttaaaagcggtttataatatagaatatttatttttggtttaaaagtaagtactcatataataggaacaatttttcaacaaaaaacgatttgtttcggttttaatctatttaaagttcgaagtgcaaaacactgcagttcggatagcggaaacttttacgaaagctgcttgaagaagggaaaacctacttggaaattcaaggttttATGAGGATGCTCCCctgcaatggtagccaatgcaataaactcaacgaaaaaccccaaacgcgcggtagaaaaagaaaaaagaccgtcgtagatgacaggcgtactgtccagatgagcaaagcTGAGCCTTCAGCATCGTCGTTTcgaatccagaaggctttaagcattcggaggcgactgttagagactaatttgtacgcttgaagtccacgaaaagttctgtgaaacatgttaaaaagcgtatccagtttgtaaaagatTACATAAACTGGCCAGCGAAGTAATagcgtaacatattgtttactgatgcgagcaaatttgtcctctttggtggtactggatctccagaatacgtccgacgtccacccaatacggaatatgttccaaagtatacgacggaaaaagttaaacatggagggtcgaaaattttagtattttaacatatttctttgttaacagcggTACTTTATGtgaacttcaagcgtacaaattagtctctaacagtcgcctccgaatgttcactgcactgcaatccagggttaaagccttctggatttgaaacgacgatgcagaaggctcaactttgctcatctggacaatacgcctgccatctacgacggtcttttttctttttctaccgcacgtttcgggtttttcgttgagtttattgcattggctaccattgtaggggagcatccttatataaccttgaatttccaagtaggttttcccttcttcaagcagctttcgtaaaagtttccgttatccgaactgcagtgttttgctcttcgaactttaaatagattaaaaccgaaacaaatcgttttttgttgaaaaattgttcatattatatgagtacttacttttaaaccaaaaataaatattctttattataaaccgcttttaaattcttcaaaaataactttaactactattattttgaacaggtcaaattagaaagaacaaccaaaagtcaatgaaaaattatttggaaccttctttttcattttgaaactatgatacatttatcagtaattgaccgttacaaactttgacatcaaagaaactaaatttttaaccgtagaaacaccgtaattataaaaaatgtttttttgatgcagccactactattattttgaacacaactgtacgattttgatcgcgcgattattcagtcgcaaattagatgacaagagTTTCAATGACTGtggacacaattttcaaatttttaatcgcgggaagcatgtgtgttcacatgcattgaaatccttgtgatccatttttgcgactgaatgcgcgactaaaatcgcatgtgtgcgcctagcctaaggaaaaaaaaaaaccacattttAGTTTGACGTCAGTTCCTTATCAACTTAAACTTGAGTAGGTAGTTAATATTGCTCAggtagatttttttgaaatttatgaaACGGATCTCAGGTACCACAACAGCAATgattcattcaaaattaaagataaacaaacaacaaacaaacttACCTTAGCAATTTCAGCTCTGCGATCATCTTCCATTGCTTTAACATCAGCTTTCCATTTTTGTGTTTGATCATACAATTGTTTCATTGTTATATTTGTATTAAGTaaagtttctataaaaaatacaaatactctattaattaaaaaccaatctcctaaaaattataatcttaCTTTTCAATTCCATATATTCGGACATCATATTTTGCAATTTGACAACATCCTCCGGACAAGCACTCATCGAACAAATACTTGGAAATTGTGAATAAACACTTGCTTTTAAAACGTCCGAGTTTACTTCTCCGAGAATAAAACTTGCTGCCAGCGAAGCCTCTGGCTTGGCAGAGTTTGTCGAATTCATTGAATTATTATCTGATCCATTTGAATGACAACTTTCAGGTTTGCCATTTTCACAAGCTTCAATTAATTGCTTGGAAATCGTACTCGAAGTGAGTATTTTAGATGGAGCTTGCGATACACAGTCGGCAATTAATTCTTCATCGAATGCTTTTGTCATTTTTAGTAGAGCAAGTGAATCGTTATTTTGAACAATACTAAATTGACTTCCTTCGGATGAAGTCGATGTCAATAATTGACTTACAGTGAGTCCATTAGTTTTGACGACTCCGTTGACTAAATCACCACCAGCAACGATTGGTTCCTTCGTCACTGGTGAATTTGAAGCCATTGGCAGCGAATTAATCGTGTCCATTGACGATGTCGGTGATGTACCCAAAATAACAAAGGATTCCTCGTCAGACATTTTGCAGAGAATTTAGatgattttagaaaaaacttgTTTGAAGAGAAATTCACAGCTAAAATAATAAGGAAAAAACAACGCAGTTAATAGTTTGACTGTGTCAAGAAAAAATTTAGAAcggaaacacttttttttttttgttaaataatttaccCGAGAGTGACTCACTTTGATAAGAATATTGTTTagtaaatcgttttttttatgatttttagaatagataatttttcgtaaacaatttttagggaaaattgcaGTTTGCTGCTGCAGTGTATAAAGTTTAGAAGAgagaattttaattaaacaaacgaagaaagataaaaaaattcacCTGCGGCTATGTATGTAGTATGTATGTACACAGAGTATGTGTAGTTTTGGAATTTGTGAAGTGCACTTCAAAACACATACAagcgaaaaaataaatacaaaatgacAGCAAACATCTGGCTGGTAGGTAGTACCGGTTTTTGAAAGACAGATGGCgtggaaaaaaaatatggcgGATAATTAATACTGAAGGTGgaaacaaaatgttaaatagGTTTTAAAACATGCTAGCATGCAAAAAATATGATTCGCGCGATTTTTGTGGCGTTTGCTGGTAGGAAAAAGCGAATTTGCTTAAGAGAACTGTTCTCTGTAGAAAatcaggggtggaatcggctaatgCGATGgtcgatagttgatagtcaaaaaacGACAATTTAGCTCCATAAATCCACAATTATTTTGATAATCAATTCATCGACTATAGCGTTAGCCGATTCCTccccaaatttttcaaataatgatTTCTTATATTTTGTTGCAAAGGACAAAAGAGTGGAATAAAAAATGCCacgtgataaaaaaaaaacaaatgaaaattgtCATTGGAAATTTCGTCGATGATCaggtatgaaaaattttaattactcagtttaaaaacaaaaacgctgtcaaaaaagtgttttttaccGCCGGAAGTTGCGTACGCCTAGTACGCCTatcaagataaattttagctgacaTTTTTTTCCACCGTATTGCTTGACTTTTAGCTCGTCCGCTAAGTTGTGACTTTTGGAAAACATACAGTTTATAACGAATGTGTGACTTTCTCTAGCTGAATCTTTTATTGCTATATGAAGCAGATtgtctaaatttatttttttgatacaaaattaaaaagaaagacCTTATTGAAAGACCTACATTATATGAtttgttcaaatttaaaaataaggaaTAACTCAATGGGTCATATTTATCGTCATATATTAAAACCGAATTGGTTCGATCTTAGGCATGAAGAAGAAGAGAAGGTATGACCATTAGAGtcgccattttaaaaaatggaataataagtttttgacgtttaatttgttaatttggcaaagtcaaaagcaacaacaatttccaagacaaatttgttaacagtaacaatttcaatggggcagctgtcaaaaacttagGAATCCatcttttctttctttcatcaacgagtatcaattttataattgtaagatgatatgtgtttatatctaaatcaggtttaaaatatatcaaaaagtataataatacctgtgtaatttgtcttcaaaaagtgaagaaaatcgcaggaaaacaacaacaaatactacaaaaaataaaaaaactcttttggtccaattttttttttcaaaattgttgaaaataaaaaaaagtgcttacctactattatttgtgaaaaagcaaaacaaataaaagaataatttaataatttctatattttttatggtattttttttgttgttttcaggcGATTCACTTatactttttgaagacaaaatatacaggtattattatactttttgatatacataattttaaacctgatttagatataaacacttattattatcattttacaataataaaattgatactccttcatataaatttaattcgtaaaataaatgtttttcaagGTACTAACCCAACATTGTAAATTTTAACCTATAATAAAacgcttatttttaaaaaattcaataaatttattatttacttagttatttcgatatttagtgaataaaaaattggtttgaataatttatttttgtatacaaatgcaaaaattcaaacaaaacgcTATGggtatctaatatttattttatgacaCTTTcctcaaattcaaaaataaaaccccttTAGTTTATCcagaaaaactgattttttctgaatttcatagtttttacacaaatttgcttattttcaaaaaaagcccaactttcaacattaactgccaattaaaaatgaatggtgccatttattagaaatgtggagtactatttcgataaagcaatgcTTAGATTCTCTTTgaagcttcaaaaaaaaatacagcttTTGTGCGATCTTtatcggtttgttacagaaatgtcaggtggggctacaaggggttaaatgccttaaatatattttaaagaaatgacGTTAAGAAagtttatataaatatgtaGTTAACgatctgtcggcacacgggtgcgaatttggcaggacaaaaattaaaagtggtcacaaaaaagtgtctttataagggtgaaaatacatttttttgaattgtgaatacaatattcgaattcctcggaatattctacat
Proteins encoded in this region:
- the LOC129913825 gene encoding NF-kappa-B essential modulator-like isoform X2; the protein is MSDEESFVILGTSPTSSMDTINSLPMASNSPVTKEPIVAGGDLVNGVVKTNGLTVSQLLTSTSSEGSQFSIVQNNDSLALLKMTKAFDEELIADCVSQAPSKILTSSTISKQLIEACENGKPESCHSNGSDNNSMNSTNSAKPEASLAASFILGEVNSDVLKASVYSQFPSICSMSACPEDVVKLQNMMSEYMELKKTLLNTNITMKQLYDQTQKWKADVKAMEDDRRAEIAKLRNENLELRRDLDLKVEQIHINEEARRKEHEEFIQSLSEKTAKIENMSSQIQKLEQQQLTASNQAIEATEGAAAAATEYVTTMEHKRVIKDFERQLSVIVAENLELKDMQQQYIDEINCLKVNLVAAEELQKKSDADIQFLKASDVEKSEMFNKFEAERKSLRIDLDVLTQQLEIYSKDFKTEQESRENLANEKDQLLSDLREMQKKNQELIQEAQKNFEEHTKQVMTQTGAFPKTRTQPVASPRPSIYSPENNFNCPICGKIFKTLCILQTHVNQCLDGN
- the LOC129913825 gene encoding uncharacterized protein LOC129913825 isoform X3 codes for the protein MSDEESFVILGTSPTSSMDTINSLPMASNSPVTKEPIVAGGDLVNGVVKTNGLTVSQLLTSTSSEGSQFSIVQNNDSLALLKMTKAFDEELIADCVSQAPSKILTSSTISKQLIEACENGKPESCHSNGSDNNSMNSTNSAKPEASLAASFILGEVNSDVLKASVYSQFPSICSMSACPEDVVKLQNMMSEYMELKKTLLNTNITMKQLYDQTQKWKADVKAMEDDRRAEIAKMCSRNLKISVVLILLLVPFIVTLPHNHSLSKRSNTFFELDCKGVYNKSMFFRLDRICEDCYQLFRETTVHRLCKQKCFTTDYFKACVEALHLGEEVEALKTYVKTINGAAPPPTPYSI
- the LOC129913825 gene encoding NF-kappa-B essential modulator-like isoform X1 — translated: MSDEESFVILGTSPTSSMDTINSLPMASNSPVTKEPIVAGGDLVNGVVKTNGLTVSQLLTSTSSEGSQFSIVQNNDSLALLKMTKAFDEELIADCVSQAPSKILTSSTISKQLIEACENGKPESCHSNGSDNNSMNSTNSAKPEASLAASFILGEVNSDVLKASVYSQFPSICSMSACPEDVVKLQNMMSEYMELKKTLLNTNITMKQLYDQTQKWKADVKAMEDDRRAEIAKLRNENLELRRDLDLKVEQIHINEEARRKEHEEFIQSLSEKTAKIENMSSQIQKLEQQQLASFEFIPKNATEQTASNQAIEATEGAAAAATEYVTTMEHKRVIKDFERQLSVIVAENLELKDMQQQYIDEINCLKVNLVAAEELQKKSDADIQFLKASDVEKSEMFNKFEAERKSLRIDLDVLTQQLEIYSKDFKTEQESRENLANEKDQLLSDLREMQKKNQELIQEAQKNFEEHTKQVMTQTGAFPKTRTQPVASPRPSIYSPENNFNCPICGKIFKTLCILQTHVNQCLDGN
- the LOC129913825 gene encoding uncharacterized protein LOC129913825 isoform X4; protein product: MSDEESFVILGTSPTSSMDTINSLPMASNSPVTKEPIVAGGDLVNGVVKTNGLTVSQLLTSTSSEGSQFSIVQNNDSLALLKMTKAFDEELIADCVSQAPSKILTSSTISKQLIEACENGKPESCHSNGSDNNSMNSTNSAKPEASLAASFILGEVNSDVLKASVYSQFPSICSMSACPEDVVKLQNMMSEYMELKKTLLNTNITMKQLYDQTQKWKADVKAMEDDRRAEIAKMCSRNLKISVVLILLLVPFIVTLPHNHSLSKRSNTFFELDCKGVYNKSMFFRLDRICEDCYQLFRETTVHRLCKQDCFGTEFFEACIQALQLHEEMDKFVDWRDQLGKK